The genomic stretch CGGTGGACTCGTCGAGCTTCGGCAGCCGGGGCAGGACGAGGACGTTGTCGACGGTGATGGCAGGCATCGGAAGCTCCTTCAGCTCTCGCGGGGCGCGGTGCCGGCGGTGCCCTGCAACCGCTGGCCGAGTCGGGTGAAGACCGTGGTCAGGCAGGCGATCTCGGCGTCGTCGAGGTCGTCCATCAGATGGGTACGGACCGAGCGCAGATGATGCGGGGCGGCCTCGCGCAGCGCCAGCAGCCCGGCGGCGGTGAGCACCGCCTCGCTGCCCCGCCCGTCGGCCGGACAGGGCTGCCGGGCGACCAGGCCGCGTCGCTGCATGGACGAGACCTGGTAGGTCAGTCGGCTGGGCGAGAAGACCAGGCGACCGGCCAGCTCTCCCATCCGCAGCCGTTGCCCCGGGGCCTCGGCGAGCAGCACCAGCACGTGGTAGTCGGCGAAGCTCAGCTCGCTGGCGGCCCGCAGGTCGTCCTCCAGCCGGGTGAACAACCGCTGACTGGCCTCGATGTACGCCCGCCAGGCGGCGAGTCGCACCTCGCCCAGGCTCTCGGTCAT from Micromonospora craniellae encodes the following:
- a CDS encoding MarR family winged helix-turn-helix transcriptional regulator → MTESLGEVRLAAWRAYIEASQRLFTRLEDDLRAASELSFADYHVLVLLAEAPGQRLRMGELAGRLVFSPSRLTYQVSSMQRRGLVARQPCPADGRGSEAVLTAAGLLALREAAPHHLRSVRTHLMDDLDDAEIACLTTVFTRLGQRLQGTAGTAPRES